The sequence TTCAAAGTCGCTGACTGGATATATACATTCCGGGGACTATTATTTTCCGCTTCCACTATGAACTGTTTGTTATTCTCAAGGGTGATCGTCATCTTTGGAAACAAAGGACTCCCAATCACATACTGATCTGTTCCGGGACATACACTATAAAACCCTGCAGCACTCAGCACATACCAGCTTGACATCTGCCCCTGATCTTCATCGCCGGGGTAGCCATTCTCAGTAGCATTGTACATATTCTGCATGATCTGTCTTACATGCCACTGGGTTTTCCAGGGCTGCCCGGCGTAGTTATATAAATAAACCAGGTGGTGAATCGGCTCATTCCCCTGCGCATATTGCCCCATGTTGAATTCGGCCATCTCCGTCATCTCATGGATCACCTGACCATACCCTCCGACTTTGATAGTACCCGGTATGCTGAATACGGAATCGATCTTATTGGTAAACTGTTGCTCCCCGTGCATCAGGTTGATCAATCCCTGCACATCATGGAATACTGACCATGTCCAATGCCATGCATTCCCTTCTGTATATGGACCACCCCAGTCCAAAGGATCGAACGGCGTTACCCAATTCCCTTCTGCATCTTTTGCACGCATGAAACCAGTGGCAGGATCATACAGATTTTTGTAATTATACATCTGGCGACTAAATACCTGCTCATAGAATGGCTGGTTCGTCATCTTTGCCAGCTGGTAACCACAAAAGTCATCATAAGCGAATTCCAATGTCCAGGAAGAGGCGCCTAATGTCTTTTCTGAATAAGGGCAATAGCCCATTTCATAATATTCCTTGTAACCGGGTCTGCCATTCGCACTACCCCATGGACCTTTGTTGGTTGCCTCATGGAAGTATGCTTTCAGGGCTTTTTGTGGATCAAAGGTGCGGATACCTTTTGCCCAGGCATCTGTCAATAGAGATATGGCATGATTGCCCAGCATCCCTCCTGTTTCGCCCGGAAATGACCAGGCAGGGAACCAGCCACATTGCTCCTGTGCATCCAGCAATGCCTGCGCATAACGACCTTCCATGGTTGGATGCATAATTGTGTTCAAAGGGAATTGTCCTCTGAAGGTATCCCAGAAACCATTATCTGTATACATATACCCGGGATGGATCTTTCCATCGTAAGGACTGAAGTAGTATGGATTGCCATCTTTGTCATATTCGAAGAACTGATGTGAGAAGAGATTGGCGTGGTAGAGACAGGAATAGAAAGTTGCCTTTTGTTCTTCTGTACCTCCTTCTACTTTCATTCTGGATAAAAGGGCATTCCAAACCTTATCGGCAGCAGTATGGGTGTCTTCTAATTTTTTGTAAGTCCCCAACTCACGCTGTAATGTCAGTGTTGCCTGCTCCGGACTGATATAAGAAGAAGCTACCTTTGCTTCTACTTGTTTTGCATTGCCAAAGTCGATGTATGCACCCATACCTTCGCCTTCTCCTTCAGAATTATTTGCATTTATTTTATTATTCTGCCATGTACCATACGCCTTAAAAGGCTTGTCAAATGTGATCTCAAAATAATTGCGAAAGTTCTGTGGCGCCCATCTGGCATTATTTACATAACCAGTAATTTTCCGAGCCGAAGGATCTATCTTCACCTGGCTCATTTTGGTATACCCATCCAATACAATAATAGCTCTCTTAGAAGGAAATGAAAAACGAAAATGCGCCCCTCTTTCTGTAGGAGAGAATTCTGTTTTTATACCATTATCAAAAGTGACTTTATAATAACCGGGTTGTGCGATTTCATTTTCATGTTTAAAAGTGGCGGCACGTTCATCCTCATTCACTAACAATTCTGACTCAGGGAACAGCGAAAACACTGCGTAATCATTCACCCATGAACTACACTGGTGTGACTGCTGAAAGCCCCTGATCGTATGTACAAAATACTGGTACTTCCAGCCATCTCCATTCTTACCCGTTTGCGGGGTCCAGGTATGCATACCAAAAGGTAATGCTGTAGCCGGATAGGTATTACCATAAGAAAATTCATACTTGCTATTGGTTCCCTGCCTTGTATTTACATAGTTCACCTGGCTCATGCCACGTATAGCTACAATACACAGTAACAAGGCTAATAATAATTGCTTCATCAATGAGTTAGTTTAAGTCTGAGAAACCGTGGACGATATAAATGTGGATGTTTTTGCAGGTCGTTAAAGAATTCTACTGAATTCACATTATAACTGATCAATAGTTCGCCCGGTGCAGAGATGCCAGGATGCGCCTTGGCATTGTACATGACATAGGTTTTTTCTTCCGCATCCTTACTGCAATCCCATAATTTGATTACTGGGCCAAAAGGCCCTATAGGCGTAGTACCTACCCGCATACCGATGGTAGTACTTAAGCCCCCATCCTGGAAGATAAGTGCGTATTTACCATCTGGCAATGGCGATACACTGAGTTCATTGGATACTTTATTTGTTACATCAACGGCCTTATTCATTTCCTTCACCCATGTCTTGCCATTATAAAAACGCCATTGATCAAAATGATCGAATTCAGCAGGCTTTACTCTCGCTACGACCATGCCCTTTTCCATACCATGCACACCGTAGATGTATACATAACCATCAGGGGCAGGCGCTCCGGCCTTCTTTGTATTGACATAGATACCTGCGCCATAAGAGCCGATCTGCCCGGATTTATCTGTAAAAAAGAAAGGCGTATCCATCTGCCCGTACTTTGTAAACGGAGGCGTTGTGCCTTTGGAGATCTTAATCAGGGTATTACCGACTTCCCTGAAACCAAAGGCTTCCTGTGATACATTGCGGATGCGATAACCAAATATATAAAGGGTATTATCCTGTTCCTGGTTTACAAAGCCATCGCCCAGCCAATAGTAATCATTTTTCTCTGTAAGCGGGGTGCCTGGTTCAAATACGGAGATGGCTTCGTGTTGCTCATTTTCCGGCCAGGAGAATTGCATCTCGTGCCCGTTCCAGATGGCCACACTATTGTGAATCATGCGGGAGCCGGGTTGTAATGAATCATTTTCTATCGTACCAATCATGGAATCACTGAAGATAAAAAGCAGGCTGTCTGACCGACGGTTTTCCACCCCGTTAAACGGAATGGAATATATACCATCTCCGCCAAACCAGCCGTTATTCCTGATGAAAAGGGCAGACCACTCCGGCGCCTCTTCTACCTTATATTGCGCCTGTAAGTTTACAAGCATTACCAGACCTGAGAGTGTAAAAAGCAATCTCTTCATAACTATGGAATTTGTTTTGTAGGTGAAAAATAATATCTACCCGTTAACCAAACAAATCCTGCGACCCCTCCTGCCATAAAAAGTAGTGCAATTATTTGCGCCTGACTCAGCTGGAATAAGGTATATTTCGGGGTAATACGTATTACTTCAATATAATAGCGCTCGATTCCGTTCAATAATAAATATATAAAAAACATTGCCCCCGGTACCCGCAATCTTTTCCTGACCATCCACATACCCATGAATAACAGGATGCATAATACCGCTTCATACAAAGGTGTTGGGTATACACCGAGAGGCAATTCATAATAGCCATTTTTAAATACCCCTGCATCAATTGCATTGTGTGGGTAAGTATAGGCCCATGCCCATTGTGGTATCCAGTCTGGTTTTACATGTCTGTTCACAATTCCCCAATCTCCGTCACCTGACAACTGACAACCTATTCGCCCGATCCCATATGCCAGCATCATTCCCGGAGAGCCGATATCTGCCATATAAATCAGTTTGATCTTATGCCGGTAGCCAATGTAGAGATAGGTCAATGCGCCAAATATGAGGCCACCATAGTAAGTAAAGCCACTTCGTGAAAACAACACAGTAACCGGATTATACAAAAGCTCCTGAAAATGCTCTACGGCATCAAAGAGCTTGGCGCCTATAAACCCAAATACCGCCACCATGAATACGATGTATGGCATGAGCTGGTAAGGGTGTATGAATTGGGAGGCTGCTATTTTATAACTATAATAGGCCCATATGCCCCATACGAGCGCCAGCAAACAGCCTGCTATCCAGTTGCCCCTCAAAGAGAAAAGTAATGATACAGGATCCTGCCGCTGAAGTAATGCCAATACAATCGCCACCACCTTATACCCAATCAGAAACCCTATGCCCGCATTCACTATCACCTCCACCGGCTTACTGGCGGGCCTGACCAGTATACCTCTTATTGTGCCGTCATTTTCTTTCCGCTTAAACTCCGCTACAAACACCACATAGGCCCCGGCAAATGCCAGGGCCATACATGTACCAAATGTCTGAAGGTTGACCTTCACCGTAATGTGGAATAGATAGCTGATCAAATCTCCAATAGTAGGAAACATATGCTTAAAGACTTAATTGTACTCCTAAGTTAACCACCCGCTGGTTAATATACGCATCACCCGCAGTATTCGTACTGATCTCAGGATCCTGCTGATATTTACGGTAGTTATCCCAGGTAAACAGGTTGTAAGCACTCATATACACCCTTGCACTGTTCAGGTGAAAAGGCAGCATCTTCGTTGGAAACTGATACCCCAGATCCACTGTCTTCAGACGGATATAATGTGCATTCACTAACCAGTAATCAGATGGATAATAGGTAGGACTATTTACAGATGATTTGTTCGTAGTCAGTCTTGGATACTTTGCACTGCCAGCAGTCTCAGGTGTCCATGCTTCCATATGTACCGGCTGGAACTGACCAATGAAAGGTTCTATACCTGTGCCTGTAATGATAAAGCTGTAGTTGAAAGACCCCTGCAGCAATACACTCAGACTAAAACCTTTGTAACTCGCCTGCAGGTTCATACCCAGATTCGTATTAGGCAGGTTTGGATGCCCGATGGCACGCTGGTCAAATACATTGATAAAACCATCTCCGTTCAGATCCTGGTATTTCAAATCACCTGCATGCAATGGCAAACCATTGTCTGGTACCGCTACTGTCTTGTTTCCCGCATTGCTGCCACCATTGGATGCCATGTAGGTATTTACATTATCAATATCATCCTGTGTATAGTACCCCAATGAGTGATAACCGAATGGCTGATTCAATGGTTTTCCTGTATGTGATAACCATGGATAAGCAGGTGATGCTTCACTCTGATACAGGATCTTATTCTTTGCATAAGAGAAGACGAAATTCGCCCCCCACTGTACATTGCCAATACTGCTATGATACCCAATCTGACCGTCAAAGCCCTGATTCTGTGTACGACCGATGTTCACTGCAGGCAATCCCACACCAATGATATCAGGTACATTGTTCGGCACGATCAGCTGATCATAACGGATATTCCTGAACACCTCGATGGTAGCAGACAATTTGTTATTCTTCAGCATATTGATATCAATCGCCAGATTGGTTTCTTTTTGCTTCTCCCAAACTACATTGCTGTTTGCGAGATTCCCTTCGTAGAACATGGTATAGTTGGAAGGAGATTCACCGAACGGATATGTATTGCCATTCTGGATATAGTTCTGTGCATAGATATAACGGTTATTGGGCGCTACATCAGAGCCTACGATACCATAGGAACCACGGATCTTGAAGAGACCAAATACAGGGAATGCTTCTTTGAAGAACTTTTCGCCTGACAGGTTATAGCCCAGACCAATCGCCGGGAATAAACCAAAGCGATGACTTGCGGCAAACCTATCGGTACCATTGTAAGCTGCTTTCAGATCCACCAGGTACTTGCCATCATATTCATAGTTGGCAGAACCGGAAACTCCCTGAAACTTTGCAGGCACACCTACTGACGCTGCATCCAGGTTATCATAGGCATCATAGGTTTGTGATTGCTGGTTTAATAATAACAAACCTGTCACGTGATGCTTTTGATTGAAAGTGCGGTCATAGTTGGAAAAGAATTGCAGGTTCACATTATTTGTATAGATATTGGTATTCCCTGAATAATAGATATTGGAGAATACATACGTACCTGCAGGATTCAGGGTATAAGACTTATCAGTAGGATCGTAATGATAAGAAGGAATAGAACCAAAGTTACCCGTCCCTCTTGTATACTGCTCCTGGCTGGAATAGGCGATACGTGCACTGATGGATAGACCATCGGTAATTTTATTCAGTTGCTGGGTAGCATTGAATACGATATTGTAATCCGTTCTCTTTGCATTCTGATAACCACCTGTGGCCAGTCGTGCATTTAAGGTTGGTAAATGTCCTGTATTAAAACGGGAATACGCATATGCATAAGAGCCATCAGGATTCAGGAAGGGTGCTGTAAACGGCGTTAATTTACTAAAGTCAAATACTTCAGACAATGCACTGTTTGCTGACAGGTTCGGTGAATTCGTTGTTGAAAAACGGGTCGTCACATCCAGTCGCATCGTCAATGTCTTATTTGCTCTCAGATCCAGGTTAGACCTGAAATTGTATCTTTTGAAATTGTAATTGGTATTTACTGTACCACGTGGATCAGGGAAGGTACGTACCAGTCCATTCTGGTTCATCGCGCCACCTGAGATAAAGTACTTCACTGTTTCATTACCACCTGAGATATCCAGATTCGTATTCTGCTGAAAACTGAATTGTTTGAAGATCGCATCATACCAGTTTACATCCGGATGTCCATAAGGATCGGTATGGTTTTTATATGCATCCAGGTCTGCCTGTGTGAACTCTGCCGTCAGCCCATCATTCGCATCTGCCTGATTGATGAGGCGTGCGGACTCATATGCATCCAGGAACTTAGGGATCTTTGTCGGTGTTTGTGTACCACCTTCCACACGTACATTGATCTGTGGTTTACCCAGTTTACCACGACGGGTAGTGACAACCAGTACTCCATTTGCGCCTTTGATACCATAGATGGCGGTGGTACTTGCATCTTTCAATACGGAGATAGATGCAATTTCATTTACGTTGATCTGTTGCAACTGATCATAGGTATATTCCACATCATCCACGATGATCAAAGGTTTATTACCAGCAGGATTCAGTGAGCTCACACCACGGATATAAAAGTCAGACGCATCTTTACCCGGCTGACCGGATGATTGTTGAGAGAAGAAACCCGGTAATCTGCCAGACAGTGCATTCTGCACATTAGCAGTAGGCACGTTCCTGATTTCAGCAGCATTGATGGTGTTGACAGAGCCTGTATTGGTGATACGGGTGGTCTTACCATAACCAACTACCACTACCTCATCCAATGCCTGGTTATCTGAAGCCAATGTGACATCTATCCCATCATTCCTGCCTACCACATTCAGTTCTCTTGTCACATAACCGAGATAACGGAACACGAGAATATTGGAAGATCCTTTTAAAGTCAGTTTGAATTTACCCGCCGCATCAGTGATCATCCCATTTGTTGGTACCCCTTTTTCAGCAACCGTTACACCAGGCAGTGGCCCCTGAATATCTCGCACAGCGCCGGTAATCACCCGGTGCTGCGCCAGTAGCACGCCGGGGAGTAAATATATTATACAAATCAGCAGTATTATTTTCCGCATATCTGATTGTTTGTAATTTTTAGGAATTGAGTAGCTTACCATCC is a genomic window of Chitinophaga sp. LS1 containing:
- a CDS encoding DUF4185 domain-containing protein gives rise to the protein MKRLLFTLSGLVMLVNLQAQYKVEEAPEWSALFIRNNGWFGGDGIYSIPFNGVENRRSDSLLFIFSDSMIGTIENDSLQPGSRMIHNSVAIWNGHEMQFSWPENEQHEAISVFEPGTPLTEKNDYYWLGDGFVNQEQDNTLYIFGYRIRNVSQEAFGFREVGNTLIKISKGTTPPFTKYGQMDTPFFFTDKSGQIGSYGAGIYVNTKKAGAPAPDGYVYIYGVHGMEKGMVVARVKPAEFDHFDQWRFYNGKTWVKEMNKAVDVTNKVSNELSVSPLPDGKYALIFQDGGLSTTIGMRVGTTPIGPFGPVIKLWDCSKDAEEKTYVMYNAKAHPGISAPGELLISYNVNSVEFFNDLQKHPHLYRPRFLRLKLTH
- a CDS encoding GH92 family glycosyl hydrolase, with the protein product MKQLLLALLLCIVAIRGMSQVNYVNTRQGTNSKYEFSYGNTYPATALPFGMHTWTPQTGKNGDGWKYQYFVHTIRGFQQSHQCSSWVNDYAVFSLFPESELLVNEDERAATFKHENEIAQPGYYKVTFDNGIKTEFSPTERGAHFRFSFPSKRAIIVLDGYTKMSQVKIDPSARKITGYVNNARWAPQNFRNYFEITFDKPFKAYGTWQNNKINANNSEGEGEGMGAYIDFGNAKQVEAKVASSYISPEQATLTLQRELGTYKKLEDTHTAADKVWNALLSRMKVEGGTEEQKATFYSCLYHANLFSHQFFEYDKDGNPYYFSPYDGKIHPGYMYTDNGFWDTFRGQFPLNTIMHPTMEGRYAQALLDAQEQCGWFPAWSFPGETGGMLGNHAISLLTDAWAKGIRTFDPQKALKAYFHEATNKGPWGSANGRPGYKEYYEMGYCPYSEKTLGASSWTLEFAYDDFCGYQLAKMTNQPFYEQVFSRQMYNYKNLYDPATGFMRAKDAEGNWVTPFDPLDWGGPYTEGNAWHWTWSVFHDVQGLINLMHGEQQFTNKIDSVFSIPGTIKVGGYGQVIHEMTEMAEFNMGQYAQGNEPIHHLVYLYNYAGQPWKTQWHVRQIMQNMYNATENGYPGDEDQGQMSSWYVLSAAGFYSVCPGTDQYVIGSPLFPKMTITLENNKQFIVEAENNSPRNVYIQSATLNGVPYEHNYITHNAIMNGGVLHLVMGPEPNKQRGIKPADKPFSLTSAGSWALGPFVRPAGVNPLISPDSTTSFRDPMTGELVGWESNDTFNPAAVLKDGKVCILYRAEDCSGKGIGMRTSRVGLATSEDGLLIKTRSKEPVLFPDNDNAKEFEWKGGCEDPRVAVTKEGTYLVLYTEWNNKVPRLGAALSKDLIHWEKKGPVFNGAFRDIASKSASILTAVNNGQLVISKVNGKYWMYWGEHHVYAATSDNLYEWTPLTTPDGKLKELMSPRKGYFDSDLTECGPPAVKTDQGIVLLYNGKNNAANGDKRYTANTYAAGQALFDGEHPDQLLDRLDQPFLIPQEAFEKSGQYPAGTVFIEGLVLFNNKWFLYYGCADSRVAVAVAGKKE
- a CDS encoding prolipoprotein diacylglyceryl transferase, which gives rise to MFPTIGDLISYLFHITVKVNLQTFGTCMALAFAGAYVVFVAEFKRKENDGTIRGILVRPASKPVEVIVNAGIGFLIGYKVVAIVLALLQRQDPVSLLFSLRGNWIAGCLLALVWGIWAYYSYKIAASQFIHPYQLMPYIVFMVAVFGFIGAKLFDAVEHFQELLYNPVTVLFSRSGFTYYGGLIFGALTYLYIGYRHKIKLIYMADIGSPGMMLAYGIGRIGCQLSGDGDWGIVNRHVKPDWIPQWAWAYTYPHNAIDAGVFKNGYYELPLGVYPTPLYEAVLCILLFMGMWMVRKRLRVPGAMFFIYLLLNGIERYYIEVIRITPKYTLFQLSQAQIIALLFMAGGVAGFVWLTGRYYFSPTKQIP
- a CDS encoding SusC/RagA family TonB-linked outer membrane protein, translating into MRKIILLICIIYLLPGVLLAQHRVITGAVRDIQGPLPGVTVAEKGVPTNGMITDAAGKFKLTLKGSSNILVFRYLGYVTRELNVVGRNDGIDVTLASDNQALDEVVVVGYGKTTRITNTGSVNTINAAEIRNVPTANVQNALSGRLPGFFSQQSSGQPGKDASDFYIRGVSSLNPAGNKPLIIVDDVEYTYDQLQQINVNEIASISVLKDASTTAIYGIKGANGVLVVTTRRGKLGKPQINVRVEGGTQTPTKIPKFLDAYESARLINQADANDGLTAEFTQADLDAYKNHTDPYGHPDVNWYDAIFKQFSFQQNTNLDISGGNETVKYFISGGAMNQNGLVRTFPDPRGTVNTNYNFKRYNFRSNLDLRANKTLTMRLDVTTRFSTTNSPNLSANSALSEVFDFSKLTPFTAPFLNPDGSYAYAYSRFNTGHLPTLNARLATGGYQNAKRTDYNIVFNATQQLNKITDGLSISARIAYSSQEQYTRGTGNFGSIPSYHYDPTDKSYTLNPAGTYVFSNIYYSGNTNIYTNNVNLQFFSNYDRTFNQKHHVTGLLLLNQQSQTYDAYDNLDAASVGVPAKFQGVSGSANYEYDGKYLVDLKAAYNGTDRFAASHRFGLFPAIGLGYNLSGEKFFKEAFPVFGLFKIRGSYGIVGSDVAPNNRYIYAQNYIQNGNTYPFGESPSNYTMFYEGNLANSNVVWEKQKETNLAIDINMLKNNKLSATIEVFRNIRYDQLIVPNNVPDIIGVGLPAVNIGRTQNQGFDGQIGYHSSIGNVQWGANFVFSYAKNKILYQSEASPAYPWLSHTGKPLNQPFGYHSLGYYTQDDIDNVNTYMASNGGSNAGNKTVAVPDNGLPLHAGDLKYQDLNGDGFINVFDQRAIGHPNLPNTNLGMNLQASYKGFSLSVLLQGSFNYSFIITGTGIEPFIGQFQPVHMEAWTPETAGSAKYPRLTTNKSSVNSPTYYPSDYWLVNAHYIRLKTVDLGYQFPTKMLPFHLNSARVYMSAYNLFTWDNYRKYQQDPEISTNTAGDAYINQRVVNLGVQLSL